One window from the genome of Acidobacteriota bacterium encodes:
- a CDS encoding serine/threonine-protein kinase, giving the protein MTSERWLRTEDIFLEASELSGVERRRFLDRACGDDAELRAEVDSLLAHAGGADDEIQRAITDALELARAEDDAASREQIGPYRILREVGRGGLATVYLAERADEQYRMQVAIKLVRRGLDTQDILSRMRRERQILASLNHPNIAQLHDGGTTEDGLPYFAMEYIDGLPIDGYCRQEGLSLRRRLELFRTVCDAVRYAHQNLIVHRDLKPSNLLVTGEGVPKLLDFGIAKLLDSEASSRTFAPTGPGIRLLTPEFASPEQVRGEPLTTATDIYSLGVLLYLLLTGRPPYRFANRQPRTVEKTVCHQPVAKPSLAVRQPPEDGDEVFTERPERLARRLAGDLDNIVGMALRKEPARRYGSVEQLSEDLRRFLDSEPVSARPDTLAYRTSKFVRRHKAAVVTVLLVFFALLGGIVSTTWQARVAKNNLAEAERQRSQALRIQGFLEDLFKVSDPGVAQGQEISARQILDQGAQRIGRELQELPEQRAALEEVMGRVYRNLGLYDQAEEHLGQALTTRRELAAEDPRDLAASLNQLAVLYDTAGDFDRAAPLFEEALDLRRQRWPEDHAEIAETLNDLGAMLYHRGDLDGAEPLIEEALAMRRRVLEEGHPELAEGMNNLAALRRDRGDLVTAADLFDRARLIRELRLGADHPLTVETLANLGVVQWNRGELSVAAETLAEVLERKRRLLGEEHPLLASSLNNLASVRRAQGEAEEAGQLFREALDLSREKLGPDHPYVGVFLNNLGDLAAEQGEIEPAVAYFRQALDLRRRILPPGHWQTSYPLLRMGEIALEAGDPVAAEPLLREAHELRREGLDAGAWQTAVAAGSLGLCEAALGRTEAARELVHGALETLTASGREQEAEALRQRWASAGVATGGPASVTDQE; this is encoded by the coding sequence ATGACCTCCGAACGCTGGCTGCGCACCGAAGACATCTTTCTCGAAGCCAGCGAGCTGAGCGGTGTCGAACGGCGCCGCTTCCTCGACCGTGCCTGCGGCGACGATGCCGAGCTGAGGGCCGAGGTCGACAGCCTATTGGCTCACGCCGGAGGCGCCGACGACGAGATTCAGCGCGCCATCACCGACGCCCTCGAGCTCGCCCGCGCCGAAGACGACGCCGCCAGCCGCGAACAGATCGGGCCCTATCGCATCCTGCGCGAGGTCGGCCGCGGCGGCCTCGCCACCGTCTACCTCGCCGAGCGCGCCGACGAGCAGTACCGCATGCAGGTGGCGATCAAGCTGGTGCGCCGGGGCCTCGACACCCAGGACATCCTGAGCCGCATGCGTCGCGAGCGGCAGATCCTGGCCAGCCTGAACCATCCCAACATCGCCCAGCTCCACGACGGCGGCACCACCGAAGACGGGCTGCCCTACTTCGCCATGGAGTACATCGATGGGCTGCCGATCGACGGTTACTGCCGGCAGGAGGGCCTCTCCCTGCGCCGCCGGCTGGAGCTCTTCCGGACCGTTTGCGACGCGGTGCGCTATGCCCATCAGAACCTGATCGTCCACCGTGACCTCAAGCCGAGCAACCTGCTGGTGACCGGCGAGGGCGTGCCCAAGCTGCTCGACTTCGGCATCGCCAAGCTGCTCGACAGCGAGGCCTCGAGCCGCACCTTCGCGCCCACCGGACCCGGCATCCGCCTCTTGACCCCCGAGTTCGCCAGCCCGGAACAGGTACGCGGCGAGCCCCTCACCACCGCCACCGACATCTACTCCCTCGGCGTCCTCCTCTACCTGCTGCTCACCGGGCGGCCGCCCTATCGCTTCGCCAACCGCCAGCCGAGAACGGTCGAGAAGACGGTCTGCCACCAGCCCGTCGCCAAACCCAGCCTGGCCGTTCGACAGCCGCCGGAGGACGGCGACGAAGTCTTCACGGAGCGCCCGGAGCGCCTTGCCCGACGCCTCGCCGGCGATCTCGACAACATCGTCGGCATGGCCCTGCGCAAGGAGCCAGCGCGGCGCTACGGCTCGGTGGAGCAGCTCTCGGAAGACCTGCGGCGCTTTCTCGACTCGGAGCCGGTGAGCGCCCGGCCGGACACCCTGGCCTACCGCACCTCGAAGTTCGTCCGCCGCCACAAGGCCGCCGTGGTGACGGTGCTGCTGGTCTTCTTCGCCCTCCTCGGCGGCATCGTCTCGACCACCTGGCAGGCGCGGGTGGCGAAGAACAACCTCGCCGAGGCCGAGCGCCAACGCTCCCAGGCGTTGCGCATCCAGGGATTCTTGGAAGATCTCTTCAAAGTCTCCGATCCGGGCGTCGCCCAGGGCCAGGAGATCTCGGCGCGACAGATTCTCGATCAGGGCGCCCAGCGCATCGGTCGCGAGCTCCAGGAGCTACCCGAGCAACGGGCCGCCCTCGAGGAGGTGATGGGCCGGGTCTACCGCAATCTGGGTCTCTACGATCAGGCCGAGGAGCATCTCGGCCAGGCCCTCACCACCCGCCGCGAGCTGGCCGCCGAAGACCCGCGGGATCTCGCCGCCAGCCTCAATCAGCTCGCCGTCCTCTACGACACGGCGGGGGATTTCGATCGCGCCGCCCCGCTCTTCGAGGAGGCCCTCGACCTGCGCCGACAGCGCTGGCCCGAGGACCATGCGGAGATCGCCGAGACCCTCAACGATCTCGGCGCAATGCTCTACCACCGGGGAGATCTCGATGGCGCCGAGCCACTGATCGAGGAGGCCCTCGCGATGCGTCGACGAGTCCTCGAGGAGGGACACCCGGAGCTCGCCGAAGGGATGAACAACCTCGCCGCCCTGCGTCGCGACCGGGGCGATCTCGTGACCGCCGCGGACCTCTTCGATCGGGCGCGCCTTATCCGCGAGCTCCGCCTCGGCGCCGACCACCCGCTGACCGTCGAAACCCTCGCCAATCTCGGCGTGGTGCAATGGAACCGCGGCGAGCTGTCGGTCGCCGCCGAAACCCTCGCCGAGGTCCTCGAGCGCAAGCGGCGACTGCTCGGCGAGGAGCATCCGCTGCTCGCCTCGAGCCTCAACAACCTGGCCTCCGTGCGCCGCGCCCAGGGCGAGGCCGAAGAGGCCGGCCAACTGTTTCGCGAAGCCCTCGACCTGAGCCGCGAGAAGCTCGGCCCGGACCACCCCTATGTGGGGGTCTTCCTCAACAACCTGGGCGACCTCGCCGCCGAGCAAGGGGAGATCGAGCCAGCCGTCGCATATTTTCGGCAGGCCCTCGACCTGCGCCGGCGGATCCTACCGCCGGGACACTGGCAAACCTCTTACCCACTGCTGCGGATGGGTGAGATCGCCCTCGAGGCGGGCGACCCGGTCGCCGCCGAGCCACTGCTGCGTGAAGCCCACGAGCTGCGTCGCGAGGGCCTGGATGCGGGCGCCTGGCAGACCGCCGTGGCGGCCGGCTCGCTGGGCCTCTGCGAAGCCGCCCTGGGCCGCACCGAGGCCGCCCGGGAGCTGGTCCATGGCGCCCTCGAAACCCTCACCGCCAGCGGCCGCGAGCAAGAAGCCGAGGCCCTGCGCCAACGCTGGGCCTCGGCGGGTGTCGCGACCGGCGGACCGGCCTCAGTTACCGATCAAGAGTGA
- a CDS encoding sigma-70 family RNA polymerase sigma factor, protein MSEGPKSGVTELLLEWRHGSHEALDALTPIVYEELRRLAHRYMRKERANDVLQTTALVHEAYIRLLDAEVKWQDRLHFFAVAASLMRRILVDHSRRRMAAKRGGGGQPVTLEEIDLPLKAGPDLVALDDALHDLAAVDKRKSQVVELRFFGGLTIEETARFLDVSHATVERDLKVAKAWLSREMNRE, encoded by the coding sequence ATGTCGGAAGGCCCGAAAAGCGGAGTCACAGAACTGCTCTTGGAGTGGCGCCACGGCAGCCACGAGGCTCTCGATGCGCTGACTCCGATCGTCTATGAAGAGCTGCGTCGCCTCGCCCACCGCTATATGCGGAAGGAACGGGCGAACGACGTTCTCCAGACCACTGCCCTCGTCCACGAGGCGTACATCCGGCTGCTCGACGCCGAGGTCAAGTGGCAAGACCGGCTGCATTTCTTCGCCGTTGCCGCCTCCCTCATGCGGCGAATCCTGGTCGACCACTCGCGCCGGCGCATGGCGGCCAAGCGCGGCGGCGGGGGCCAACCGGTCACCCTCGAGGAGATCGACCTACCGCTGAAAGCCGGGCCCGATCTGGTGGCCCTCGACGACGCCCTGCACGATCTCGCCGCCGTCGACAAGCGCAAGAGCCAGGTGGTCGAGCTGCGTTTCTTCGGTGGCTTGACGATCGAAGAGACGGCACGCTTCCTCGATGTCTCCCATGCCACCGTCGAGCGCGACCTGAAGGTCGCCAAGGCCTGGCTGTCGCGCGAAATGAACCGCGAGTGA